The sequence below is a genomic window from Silene latifolia isolate original U9 population chromosome 7, ASM4854445v1, whole genome shotgun sequence.
ACATTGGTACTCCATCGACTCATAAACACAAGACTTGGAAAACTCAACTACATAACTTTAACAGAACTAGTACCAGAAAAGCTTGAAAATACTGCAGAAATGAGCTTCACCATTACAAATTacacctcaaatccaacaaatttCACCAACATTTTCCAAAAATCATCCATTATTCCAAGATTTAATCGTTCAAAAACCATAAAAGTGTCAACTAATGTCATCTGTAATTCATGATTTGCCTGTAACATGCCCGGAGTAGGGATGGTATCAGATAAAACAGatcaaataaaaacaaactatattACTCAACGGAAATCGTCCATAAACTAAATAGTTACAAAACATGTATCTTTGCCCAAAGTTGTCAAAATCAGATTGACCCGCAAACCCAAACCCTCGCGCCGTATAAGGCCGTATAAGTTCATCGCTTAACACTTAAAAGTCATATTTTGAACCAACCCAAAGCCGACCAGTTTCCGAGGCTTACCTTACACGCCATTTTCTGTTGCTCTCCCAGGGAATAGTTTCTCAATGACGGTCTTCAGGGCAGGGGCGCTCACTGTGCATTTTTTATCGTCGAAGCAAGATCGACCTTCCTCAGCCGCCTTGCAAAGTTGAGGATCGAGCGGCACTTTCCCGAGAAAAGGAATCCCCATCTCCTGACACATTTTCATGGCACCACCACCACTACTGTCAAAGACTTCACTGTGAGTTATCAAATTTAGCAACTCCGGTGCTTTCTCTTTAATACACTGCAGAGCCCATTCTGTGACATCTTTGTCTTCACCGGTTTCTGATACATTCAAGAACCTAAGGTCGGACAATGGTTGGCGCAAACCACTCATGTTCTCGACAACCCCAAGGACTTTTATACCGACCTTTTTGCAAAAATTGACTTCTTTCCGCACATCAATTAACGAGACTTGTTGTGGAGTTGTGACTATAATTGCACCGTCAATGCCAGTTTCTTGAAGGCATTGGACTATTGAGATGTGCTCATCCGAGGTGCCTGGGGGAGCATCGACCACGAGGAAGTCAAGTTCTCCCCAGTACACTTCCTTCAGAAACTGCTTGATTAGCCCGTTCTTACGTGGGCCACGCCAAATGACTGCTTCATCTGGATCAGGAAGCATGAAACCGATGGACATAACCCCAAGGTTGGACTCAACGTACACAGGAGACCATCCCAGGTTGCTCTGATGGATGTCTTGGCCTTCTAGGCCTAGCATTTTTGGGATACTAGGGCCACAAATGTCTATGTCAAGTAGACCTACTTGATGATCCTTAGCTGCTAATGCAAATGACAGTTGAGCAGAAAATGTGCTTTTGCCAACCCCACCCTTACCAGACAGAACCAGTATCTTGTGCTTCACTGTTGCCATCCTCTCCGCAATTGGAACTAAGTCTGCAATAGGCATACAAGTTAACGACGAGGAAGCCAGCAAAATAAATAGAATTTATGCACAATAGCAGGTGAATAAAGGAGAAGACAAAACCCTTTATTGTTCCTACACTATTGATATCCCGCTCTAGCATATTTTACTCCCTATTCTCCAGCAGATTCAGTTGCCAGTTATGATGGCAGATTAGCAGGTCATGGTATTGACCTCCATAACCCTTTCAAAACCCCAAAATTGGCAGATTGTGGTATCGGTCTGCATAATCACTTCAAACCCCAATCTTTATCTTTGCCAGCTATGGGGTTGTTGATTTAAAGACGTACTATGTATTCATATTGAGGTGTAATAGAATGTAAAAATTAGGCCATCCTGGAAATTAGGCAACTCAGATTGATAGAAAACGACCATTTACTTTGGTGACTTGATTTTGCACGGAAGATTAAGTTTTGAGTGTTGTTACCCGAATCACTAACGTACAAAACCAACACACTAACCCTTTGTTTAGATACACATAAAGAGGGGAAGAAAAAGGGGGGATAGGAGAGGGAATGGGCTAATGTCCTTTCCTTTCCAAATATATCCTATGTAAAAAGGATTTTTTTGTCCCCTTCCTTTTACGATCTTCCTCTAAATTCCTATCCAAACTAAAGAGTACAGGAATCAAGGTAAAAGAAAAATACAAAGCCAATACACTAATGGCATCCATTATGCTCGGCTTTATTAGAAACTTCTTGCAAAAAAATAACTAGCCATGATCACTCAATGGACAGGTAGGTCAGTGGTTAAGGAGTTGGTTGTTCttgctttgatttttttttttttttttttcattccaacAGAAAATCAAAGAGAATATAGAGCCCGTTTAAAAATTTGACAGAGAATATTTTCCGTTGATGGGCTTAGCTTCTTAAGATGATTGGTTTTTAAACTTATGATGATGTGAGATGATTTGCCAATGAGTGTAGTTGGGAAGGTGCTCCTACCATTATGGATGCCCCAACTTTTTAGACAGTACTTAAAGCCCTTCTCCCCCATAATTACCAAAGTTGCCAATAGTGTATCTGATGCATAATCTTGTTTTGGTCAGATGTGATACGTGCTCAATAGAGTATCTGACACGGAGTGCATAATATAAATACTTATAAAAAGCATATGAGAAGCTCAGATTTACTATCTGCAGGTGGGTAAGCAAATTCAGTGACTAAGATAAAAATTATGTAagcttcactaatacctctcaaaagATGCTAGCGCACTTCTTTTCCCCGTCCCTGACCCAACCTAGGTGGGTAAAGTGTAGCTAGGGGGGTGCACTACCATGCAATTCCCATATCGTTTTCTACTAGTGCTCATCACCTCTCCACTTCGACTCACACTTTGTACTACATAACCTTGGTATGCCTCACCTTTTTAAAAACTAagaattgattgattgatgaggaTTGAATAAAGTTTTCTCTGATAGTGCCTCACAAGGAAGGCTGTTAAAAGTAAGCGGTAAACGTGAGCACAAAGGGAGGTTCTGACTATGCTAAAACCATCTTCACCATATCCTTTTTCCCAAACATATAAGATCCATACCTGGATCAGGGCCTTTGGGGGCGGTAGCACAAATTTCTTGATTTGGGCATCCTTGGCAAGAATCATCTTTTCCAGCATTTTCAGATTGAGGCCCTGGGCAGTCTGATTAATTCATAGAAGAAAACAAATTAAAATTTATTCAAGAGCCGCTATAACTctaagtcaaaaaaaaaaaaaattgaatatgTTAAGACTTGGGAGATTACGTTCGTTTGCATTCTCAGGAATTTCACTAGGAACAGCGTTCTCCATCACTGCAATTGATTCAATACCGAAGAATTCCAAAACTATCAGAATCACAGAAAAAAAAAGAGCAAATAAATCAAGTACAAGTAATTATAATCCTTCAACGTTCGAGCACAAATGCATCTCTAATTTTCAAATTCAAAGAGGACTGAGTTAGGAGGAAGATAGAAGGCTATAGAGATAAAGCACGACACAACACTTAATGAAGGAATATTATGTTTCTTCTTCTGATCTAAAACCTTGACTCTccaatttttgttttaaattttttagggtttgccgttgTCTGTACTAAGGACTTGTTCAACATTATCGGTCGATGAGGATAAAGCATACAGCGTTgcctttttatttttcatttcttGTGGGAGACCCATGTCTGAACCTGTAATCTATGCCTCTGCCTTCATAATTTCCTAGTGTGTCAAACAAATAAGCTCAATTATGCTCCCACTAACACTTGTTAACCAAGTCGCCAATGTTCCCTATAACATGTAAATATCTTTAACCTTGGTGAATAATGTAATTAACATTTTTATTTTCTTCCGGATTAGAAAAACAACAAACAGTGCTCTCTCCATCtccgtcatttgtttacctttgattaaaatacccctcagAAAGAatataaaatgtaaacaaatgatgggGATGAAGGGAGCAGTTTATTACGAGTTGGAAGCtcaaaaggatgaacaaacaagcaaacaaagtcTACTATTTTTGTGTGACTTGGCTTAACAAGTTCAGAGGATTGGCAAAGCACACACAAGTCAGAGTTGGGTCGGAAATAGGCATAAATGATAGGAATGAAATCATTATATTTGACATAAACTTAATCTAAAAAAGTTGTCTTGGTTGAAAGTACCATATACTAGTGGtcattactccctccgtcccaatcggtaactttaatcaaaggtaaacaaacgattgggacagagggagtatttaaCAAGACCAATATAATTAACATCACTTAATTAGCATAAATAACATCACTACTCCCTtcatcccaatcatttgtttacctttcataTTCTTTGTGATGGGTATTTTGATcagaggtaaacaaatgattgggatggaGGAAGTATTTAACAAGATCAACATAATTAACATCACTTAATCAGCATAAATTTATACCACAAATTCAACAACCAAATGACATGAAGTATAACAAAAAAAACCCAatttttcaaaaccctaattcacaaaaaacaaaattaaactcTGAAAATTACAATTAAATACTTAATAAATAAACAAAATGCACTCTAAACTATACTAATTATCATAAAACAACATATAAAACacaaattaaaaatcaaacaatagcttaaaaaagaagaagaatacTAACCTCAAAATCTAGGGTTGCAACTGGTTGACAGGTGGTCCGGCGAAAGTGGTCGGCGAAAAGCGACGGTCGCCGGCGTGTTCGGTGGAGCGACGTCGGCAGGGAGGAGCCGGTGAAGATAGTATCGCACTTAAAACTAAGGCTGCGggttttgcttgattttgggtaaCGTGGAGACCGACTTTGTCACACAAGAATAGTTTGTTTTGGTGAATACTATTCGGTTTTGTCTTCATTTGAATCGGGTGAGTTTACTAAGATGTGGACTTGTTAAACGGGTTAATTGGGATGAGTTTATGTCGGTTCAATTTCGGGTAAACTATTATAGTTATTCATGTATAATAATCCGTTTGCAACAATAAATATTCGGGTCGGGTTATagtgggtcgggtcaattcgagtTTCGGGTAAACTCGGGTCTTGAGTTCGGGTGTCAGGTCGTGTTTAAGGTCAGGTTATTGAGGTTTGGTCAGTTTTACCAAGTCTAGTAAAATGGTTAAACTCTTCCTCATGAATTTTAACATTTTCATAAGGGCTCGAACTTGGACCTATGATTAGGTTAGAATAACTTAACCCGGAAAATTAATCTGACTCCAATAACCCAACTTGTACTCGACCCGACTCCTGGATCAATGACCTAATCACCCAATATTGACTTGTAACCCAAATTAACCTGGCCCATATGACTTGATATGAATGTTTTTTTATTACATATATTGGCCACTATCCATAGTTCATAAATAATTtaagggaaatgataaatacaacccactgggaaatgataaatacaacccactgggttgtatttaaaCATTTAATACTCTTCTATATTTGGCATTAATTtagaaattagagagtaaattacacataaatcaatgcaattaaatattaactatttatttcctcttttagttgcttaaatacaacccagtgaCTTGTATTTATCATAACCCTTAATTTAAATACTTCAATAACAGACTTGAAACTGACACAAAGTCAAAATAACTGGACCTTTCCCACCCTAATATGAATTCTATCTAATCTGTAAATAACCCAAACTAAATTAACTCGACTTACACCCGATCTTAATTGACCCGTTTGTCCAGTCTCGGAATAATCGATTGCCAATTGACCCAAACACAAGAACTCTCAAACCTCAACTATACATAACTGTAACAGAACTAGTACCAGAAAAGCTTGAAAATACTTCAAAAAATGAGTTTCACCATTACAAATTACACCTCAAATCCATCAAATTTAACCCACATTTTCCAAAAATCATCCATTATTCCAAAATTGTCAAATAATCACTCAATTAAATCAATACCTGCTTCCTTAAACAGCAACAACATAATTGGAAACAAAAACAGGTGGTCTCTTCATGGGATGACTGCTCTTGTCACTGGTGGCACCCGCGGAATTGGGTATTGTTCTTTATCTTTATTGATTTTGTTAGTACCCTTCTCTTATTTGATCattaattttgtttcaaattgacaaaaatgtGTGAAAGATTAGAGCTTTGTAGCAATTTATGTTGTTTTACAAATTCTTATTCGAGACGGTTTTACTGAGCATTAGTTAGTGCTAGAAGTATGTTTTTTTTATCCGTTTCACGCTTACAATGGTCTTCAGAGAACCTTACTGTTACTGAGATTGTTTTGGAGTTATTTTAGGCATGCAATTGTAGTGGAATTGGTGGGTCTTGGAGCAATTGTGCATTTTTGTGAGAAAGATTAGAACTTTATAGCAATTTATGTTGTTTTGCAAATTCTTATTTGAGACGGTTGTAAGCGTGAAATGGATGTAAAGCGACCCATATTAATGATCATTAGTTAGTACTACAATTATGCAAATATGTTTTTGGATCCTTACAACGGCGGAAAGAGAGACGACTAAGTGAGGTTGTTTTGGGGTGATTTTAGGCATGCAATTGTAGAGGAATTGGTGGGTCTTGGCGCAATTGTGCGTACTTGTGAGAAAGATTAGAACTTTCCAGCAATTCTTATTTGAGGTGGTTATAAGCTTGAAACGGATATGAACCAACCCATAGTAATGAGCATTGACCAGTGCTAGAAATATGTTTTTGGATCCGTTTCATACTTACTGACGTTGTAATGGGTTATTTTAGGCATGCAATTGTGGAAGAATTGATGGGTCTTGGAGCAATTGTGCATACTTGTGCTAGAAATGAAGTTGAGCTTGATAAATGTTTGAAGTGTTGGAAAGACGCAGGGTTTGACGTTAGTGGATCAGTTTGCG
It includes:
- the LOC141591529 gene encoding cytosolic Fe-S cluster assembly factor NBP35; protein product: MENAVPSEIPENANEHCPGPQSENAGKDDSCQGCPNQEICATAPKGPDPDLVPIAERMATVKHKILVLSGKGGVGKSTFSAQLSFALAAKDHQVGLLDIDICGPSIPKMLGLEGQDIHQSNLGWSPVYVESNLGVMSIGFMLPDPDEAVIWRGPRKNGLIKQFLKEVYWGELDFLVVDAPPGTSDEHISIVQCLQETGIDGAIIVTTPQQVSLIDVRKEVNFCKKVGIKVLGVVENMSGLRQPLSDLRFLNVSETGEDKDVTEWALQCIKEKAPELLNLITHSEVFDSSGGGAMKMCQEMGIPFLGKVPLDPQLCKAAEEGRSCFDDKKCTVSAPALKTVIEKLFPGRATENGV